A genomic segment from Aegilops tauschii subsp. strangulata cultivar AL8/78 chromosome 1, Aet v6.0, whole genome shotgun sequence encodes:
- the LOC141027277 gene encoding BURP domain-containing protein 13-like, with product MPESIVHLVQKGTDHSPLQQHHSAAMILPNACLGYSYRIICNSPARQASSVEGLFFRESDMRVGRTMKVALPAFDPAPFLPRKAAERIPFGNLTDALDRFGIGPGSQEAARVGETLSACREAPLAGEKKACATSLEGVVLSATRMLATSRPLAAAASAHPNSGLPRRAYTVQAIRPLGGVKAE from the coding sequence ATGCCGGAGTCCATCGTCCACCTCGTGCAGAAAGGCACCGATCACTCGCCGCTCCAGCAGCACCATTCTGCCGCCATGATCCTGCCCAACGCGTGCCTCGGCTACTCCTACAGGATCATATGCAATAGTCCTGCCCGACAGGCGTCGTCTGTGGAAGGCCTCTTCTTCCGCGAGTCCGACATGCGTGTTGGGCGCACCATGAAGGTTGCCCTGCCGGCGTTCGACCCGGCGCCGTTCCTCCCGCGCAAAGCTGCCGAGAGGATTCCCTTCGGCAACCTCACGGATGCCCTCGATAGGTTCGGCATTGGGCCGGGCTCCCAAGAGGCGGCCCGGGTAGGCGAGACACTGAGCGCCTGCCGTGAGGCGCCTCTTGCCGGCGAAAAGAAGGCGTGCGCCACGTCGTTGGAGGGGGTCGTGCTGAGCGCCACGCGTATGCTAGCGACGAGCCGGCCCTTGGCCGCAGCGGCGTCCGCACATCCCAACTCCGGCCTGCCGCGCCGCGCGTATACTGTGCAGGCTATCAGGCCACTAGGCGGagtgaaagctgaataa